A single window of Eucalyptus grandis isolate ANBG69807.140 chromosome 1, ASM1654582v1, whole genome shotgun sequence DNA harbors:
- the LOC108959120 gene encoding receptor-like protein 7: protein MWDRSADSWSGVTCKDGLVVGLDLSDESISGGIDGSSSLFKLEFLRSLNLAFNNFNYMAILLSLANLSLLENLNLSNAWFTRQIPAELSRLRKLRTLDLTYLYSLKLEKSSLRSLIGDLGELRELYLDMVNVSAEGSEWCDALSSSVPKLEVLSMSYCSFSGPIDASLMSLANLSVIRLRSNNLSTTVPSFLANFSSLKMLHLGDCGLQGEFPQKVFQVQTLQNLYLSSNELLKVFLLDFLEDSSLETLVMYGTNISGRIPDSIGNLRKLLLLDL from the coding sequence ATGTGGGACCGAAGTGCCGATTCATGGAGCGGTGTGACGTGCAAGGACGGCCTTGTTGTGGGGCTCGATTTGAGTGACGAGTCAATCTCTGGCGGAATCGACGGTTCGTCAAGTCTCTTCAAGCTTGAGTTCCTTCGAAGCTTGAACTTGGCTTTCAACAACTTCAACTACATGGCAATTCTATTGAGCCTTGCGAATCTTAGCCTCTTGGAAAATCTCAACTTGTCCAATGCTTGGTTCACTAGGCAGATTCCTGCAGAGCTATCTCGCCTAAGGAAGCTACGTACTCTTGATCTGACTTACCTTTACTCTTTGAAACTTGAAAAGTCCTCTTTGAGGTCGTTGATCGGGGATTTGGGGGAGTTGAGGGAGTTGTACCTTGATATGGTCAATGTGTCTGCTGAGGGAAGTGAGTGGTGCGACGCGTTGTCTTCTTCAGTTCCAAAACTTGAGGTGCTGAGCATGtcttattgttctttttctggTCCTATTGACGCTTCTCTTATGAGTCTTGCTAATCTATCGGTCATTCGACTCAGAAGCAACAACTTGTCCACCACAGTTCCTAGTTTCTTAGCAAATTTCTCCAGCTTGAAAATGCTGCACCTAGGTGATTGTGGCCTGCAGGGAGAATTTCCTCAAAAAGTCTTCCAAGTACAAACACTTCAGAACCTTTACCTATCAAGCAATGAACTCCTTAAGGTATTTTTGCTCGATTTTTTGGAGGATAGTTCTCTTGAGACTCTGGTCATGTATGGTACCAATATCTCAGGGAGGATACCCGATTCAATCGGTAATCTAAGAAAATTGTTGTTGTTAGACCTGTAA